caaagttaaattatttataataagctTTTTATAGTAttgttttcttaatattttaatattaacacatttttttagaaacataGATAACCTCAACGAAAAACAATTCTGCTTAAGCTAAATTAGCTTATTACCGGCAATAAAATCTCTTCTTTatgtatttaacataattatatatttaagactcaaattcaatattattatttaatgaaaaataacctatcaaaaaaatttaattcagttagttaaaaaatttgtataaattattataaatcttctaatatttgtttttaattcttataaataaataaattaaaaaaagggagagaaaaaataacCTTCTACCAATTAATGCTCAAGTTTGTTGCCTACtatcacaattttttattttatctctatcTCTCACCTTTATAGATAATGATatctaaatagaaaaaaagttaatCACACATCCCAAATTTAAGGTGTATGAgtggaagaaggaaaaaaaattatagacatGCATGGCAATTGatgtaatagaaaataaaaacagaaatgaaataaaaaaatgtgagataGAAGCAATACtaagtatataattaataatcctATACAAgctccttaaaaaaaattatacacaagTTTAATGTTTAATTATCTTGCATTTCTCATTTTAGTATCTTTCATTGCAAATAAAGTCATATTATTTATAGCCACACGCAATTCTTTTCAATTTATAGCAACTTCACCATCATGCATGGCAGTCATGCATTTGAACTATAAAACACAACACATGATCTCTATTTAATTAGCATATATAGAATTAATTCTAAGCCACAAAGACCAAAAGAGAAAAAGCAGGAACAAGAAACGGGCACTGCCCAAAATTAGGTTAAATCACAAGTAACTCAGCCACGAAACTCTATCCTTTTTTTATCCCTAGAAAAACTAACAACCACCTAATCAACTTTTTTCTCCTATATCCTCTTCTTTCCCCTCCTAAGCAAGGAAGGGCAGGGATAAAATCCGCCTCAGAGGGCTCTTCTCGTTCTCTTTTACATTCCaaagccaacaaaacaaaaaactcacTAACCCTAACCTTACCCCCACCCTTTTGAAATGAACTTCAAACCCTGGCTCTCTTTCCTCCTCTTGGCCCTGGCCCTGGCCATGGTGGCTGAGGCTTCTAGTGTTCATCATGAATATGGCTTCCATGTTAATGCTGTGGTCCATGATCTCATTGGAGATGACAATGAGATGTTGCTAGATTCCGAATCCAATCGCCGAACCCTCACCGGGCGACAACGGTACATTAGCTATGGTGCCCTAAATGCCAACAATGTGCCATGTGGTAACCGTGGAAGATCCTACTACAATTGCCAGCAGAGGGGTCGTGCCAACCCTTACAATCGTGGTTGCACTAAAATCACACATTGTGCTAGAGACACCAGCTAGATGAACAAGTCATGAAGCTGGAGAGggaaatatatatgatatataattatatgttatataataaAGTATTAATTGTGGTTCTAGAATAACTTACGTGAGTTCTTGCCACACTTTTCTACATAAGCCTCCCATTgaacagattttattttaatttgttgggggaggttatttaattaattttttattcaattttcgaGTGTTTGTGATGCTAATGTTATATGGGGACTAATTAattggtctctctctctctatatatatttttggtatGTGATCCGTGTACAATTCTTTTCCTcttgttttcaaatatatatggaGCCTATAGAAAAatatctaataaattaaaaaattagaaagatgCGCAGAAGTACTGGAGAATGATGAAATTTCACGTTAATTGTTAAAGCTTGTCgcgttacatttttattttaaaataaacacataATTTGTATTTGTCAAGAACGGAAGGCAAATGATTAATGTCTTCTAGCTGATGTTAAGTTTTCATTGTTTCTGCAGACAATACCATAATCATCTTCTCAAATATACAAGTAGTTTATCAGTACTTATGCATATAATCATATTcatattcttctctttgttttcaatttgataTATACCTTTCTCGGCTCCAAGATTATCCATAAGTACATTATTGTTTTGAAGACTGCCTTAATCCAAAAGcacttaaaaaatgttttttgttgGCATAATTGAGCACATTTCTTACTTAAAGCATCTTATAATAGTCCTAATTTTTTGGTGATAATCTTATAACAGTCCTAATTAATACAATTTGACTAAAGCTAACAGCTTAACACGTGTGTAAACTGTATTTAGTTAGAGCATATCATCAGCTATACGATTGACTGGGAAGTTTTTGCACAAAATACGTTCAATAACCAATCATGActgagaaggaaaaaagaaagttaaagAATGAAGacgaatattaattaatatacaatataacaaattttcaattttttataagtcGTTTTACGAAACATTATTAATTGGTACTAGTAACGTTTAACACTTTTCGCATCTTTTACCTTAGAACTTAGAAGGaagctttcatttttttaaataaagcgaaaatatattaagaagagTATTAATAAAGCCACAAGATGTGACCATAATAACACCAAACATACAACGTAATATCTGTCAATTACAGACAGATCGTGGAATACAAAGAGGACACCCTCCGAAATTACAAAATGGAGAAAAgccaaattacaaaattagaaCCTAATAGCTTACGGCATGCATGAAATAGGTATAAACGGCAGCTaaagccatttttttttatcagcaaagtaATCAACTATTTCTAAAGAGGCGTAACAGAAGTACTCAAGGAAATATAATGTTAGTTTAATGGTTAAagaaggatgaaaaaaatgaagaaaaaaagaaaaaattacgggttcaaatttttcaacaaacatttttaacaaaataacatttattgattgaaaaacaaaagtacTCAAAAGATATATCAACATGGCATGACTTATGCATATCCGAATTACAAACAGACCATCCCCTGCAATACAAGGATAAAAATTCCTAGTCTATATACCATTGGTACCAGCCCCGTGAAccctataattaatatttacatataGTAACGACCTGAAGTACTACAaacgaaaaacaaaacaaaaagtagCCTGCAAGAgaacaaattcaaataattaagattaaatcACCAAAATGTAGCCAGAAATAACTAGCTAGTAGAAGctagtattttaattaattgcaaATTTTATCCACACCTGCTATAATTGTTAATACAAAAACAGTCTGCACATGCAGTCTTCATTCTTGAAATAATCCTCCTGGTTACCATAGTTAAGCACTCTATCAAAAGCCTGTGTTCTCCTATATACCCAAGTTCCAAGCATCTTGCTATTCATTGAGATTTCACGTACATGCCGCGGAACAACATTAACTATAGATTTATAGGGTTCATCATGTTCCTCCCCGAAATCTTTAttagatattaattagaaaaataataataacaagttttatgagccttaaattctgaaagatgaaaattgtAAAGTTGTAAGttataaagtattaaataaacaattatgtGAGTATTCAGTATTCTTGAATAAGTAATTATGTGAGTAGTTACTCTATTCTAATATAAATAGGAGATCATACTCTTGTATTTTGTGTtggcaaatgaaataaaatcttcttcttcttccaacaaTCCTTTCCTTGACAAATTAATGTCAATCGATCACCACAGAGTAACTTTCCTAGCTTTTGCTTCTGAATCAATCTTACACAAACCTGATATATATacaacataaataaatttttaaaaaatcattcaaatccACATTTTGGACAAGTAGTT
The nucleotide sequence above comes from Glycine soja cultivar W05 chromosome 11, ASM419377v2, whole genome shotgun sequence. Encoded proteins:
- the LOC114373596 gene encoding protein RALF-like 19, which encodes MNFKPWLSFLLLALALAMVAEASSVHHEYGFHVNAVVHDLIGDDNEMLLDSESNRRTLTGRQRYISYGALNANNVPCGNRGRSYYNCQQRGRANPYNRGCTKITHCARDTS